The genomic window CGCCGCCAAGGTCGACACCGTGGTCGTCGACAAGACCGGCACCTTGACCAACGGTCGCCCGGAACTGACCGACGTCGAGGTCCTCGACCCCGACTACACCGACGATGAGGTGCTGACCTTGGCCGCGCGTGCCGAGACCGCCTCCGAACACCCCCTGGCCGAGGCCATCATCCAAGGCGCACACCACCGCGGCCTGGCCGTCGACATGGTCGACAAAGCCGAGCCGGTCACCGGCAAGGGCATCCGCGCACAGGTCGGCGGTCACACCGTCGCCGTCGGTTCCGCCGATTTGCTGGACGTCGAGGTCGACCCGGCCCGCATCCTGGAACTGAATGAACTGGGGCGCACCGCGATGTTCGTCGGCGTCGACGGACGCGCCATCGGCATCGTCGCCGTGGCCGATACGATCCGCGACGACGCCCCGGCCGCGATCAAGGACTTACATGACAAGGGCATCCGGGTGGTCATGGCCACCGGCGACGCCGAGCGCGTGGCCGTCAACGTCGCCGCCGAACTCGGCGTCGACGAGGTCCGCGCGGAGCTGATGCCGGAGGACAAGCTCGACATCGTCAAGGAACTACAAGCCGAGGGCCGCACCGTGGCGATGGTCGGCGACGGCGTCAACGACACCCCGGCCCTGGCCACCGCCGATATCGGCGTAGCCATGGGTGCGGCCGGCTCCCCGGCCGCGATCGAGACCGCCGACATCGCGCTGATGGCGGACCGGTTGCCGCGCCTGCCATACGCGTTGGGGCTGGCCCAGCGCACGGTGCGCACCATGCGGGTCAACATCGTCATTGCCTTGGCCACGGTCGCCGCCCTGCTGGCCGGCGTGTTATTCGGCGGGGTGACCATGGCCATTGGCATGCTGGTGCATCAGGCCTCGGTGCTGCTGGTCATCGCGATTGCGATGCTGCTGCTGCGCCCGACGCTGAAAGAAGACAAGGACGCGACCGGAAAGTTGTCGACCAAGGACGCCGCCCAGGAAGCGCTCACCCCTTAACCAACTGTCACGTGTAGCCCCTGTCGGGGATCAGCTTCAACGCTGATCCCCGACAGGGTTTCTTATGCCGTGGCATATCTGGTGCATCTGTGGGTGCGCCGCCTTCCCCTGTATGCGCCGCTACCGGAAAGGTCACCACCCTTACACCGTGTTCACATTCTCCCGAGGAAGTATCCCTAAAGGCCCTGCGGCAGGCCCGCGGTGAGAACGACGGCGCCCGCCTCCGGCTGAACGAGGTCTTAGCCAAGGACAACCATTAAGCATTCATCCTGGTCTGGTACCTAAGCCACCGTAAAGTCCTCTACCGCACTCAGTGACGGGCCTGGGGCGGCCCACGCCCGGCACAGTCTCCTGCAACAGCCGTTCCTGTCAAGATTTCCGCATGTCACGCTCGCACGTGGCCTGTGCGGGCGCCCTCTCATGTGTGCGAGGCGATGGTCTCCGGGTGGGTCGTCTGTCCCCTGGCCTCCCCACCGTCTCATGGGGCGGCGTCCCGGGAGGCCGCCACGAATTGTGGCGGGTGCACCGCATGTCTCGGTGAGCCCGCTAACAATGAGAGGTCTTGGTCGGTTAGGCGATGACTGTC from Corynebacterium maris DSM 45190 includes these protein-coding regions:
- a CDS encoding heavy metal translocating P-type ATPase codes for the protein MKSFWKTWGVVIVSGVLIIAALLTGADITGSATAPFGLPDVLMIAAAVVAGYQIVWSAIQALRIKMISIDLLVSVAAIGAMFLGNWWEAAAVTFLFAIGGALEKATLNRTRKALSDLVDSAPETATRLNDDGSTETVELWELIPGDTVLVKNGQQVPVDGRVISGHGGVDEAQITGESVPAEKAEGSEVFAGTWLRSGVLRIEALGIGADSTLAKIIHRVEDAQDDKAKTQTFMEKFSKYYTPGVMVAALIAGLITMNVELALTLLVIGCPGALVISIPVSIVAGIGRSAKDGVLIKGGEYLETAAKVDTVVVDKTGTLTNGRPELTDVEVLDPDYTDDEVLTLAARAETASEHPLAEAIIQGAHHRGLAVDMVDKAEPVTGKGIRAQVGGHTVAVGSADLLDVEVDPARILELNELGRTAMFVGVDGRAIGIVAVADTIRDDAPAAIKDLHDKGIRVVMATGDAERVAVNVAAELGVDEVRAELMPEDKLDIVKELQAEGRTVAMVGDGVNDTPALATADIGVAMGAAGSPAAIETADIALMADRLPRLPYALGLAQRTVRTMRVNIVIALATVAALLAGVLFGGVTMAIGMLVHQASVLLVIAIAMLLLRPTLKEDKDATGKLSTKDAAQEALTP